The Streptomyces puniciscabiei genomic interval CGAGACGTACATCTTCGGGGACTCGGTCGGGTTCGGGCCCTGGGTGCTGGAGACCTCCGGATTCCGCCGGTACGGGAAGGCGTGCTGACCGGCGGGCGTGGTCAAGCTCACCCTGGACGCCTCACCGTACTCGCCGGTATCTTCGACTCTGAGCAAGCGCTTAGACAGGTACCTGGAGGTGGGCGGCGTGCGCCGTACGGTGTTCAACGAGGATCACGAGGCGTTCCGGGAGACCCTGCGCGCCTTCATCGAGGCCGAGGTCGTCCCGGTCTACGACGAGTGGTTCGCGGCCGGCCAGGCGCCGCGCGACTTCTACTACAAGCTCGGTGAGCTGGGCATCTTCGGCATCAGCGTGCCGGAGGAGTTCGGCGGCGCGGGCCTGGACACCCACAAGTTCGAGGCCGTGATCTACGAGGAGACCGCCCGCGCGGGCGTGAGCTTCGGCGGCTCCGGCGTGCACGTGCTGCTCGCCCTGCCCTACATCAAGATGCTGGCGACGGACGAGCAGAAGAAGCGCTACCTGCCGAAGTTCGTCACCGGCGAGGAGATGTGGGCCATCGCCATGACCGAGCCGGGGACGGGTTCCGACCTCGCCGGCATGAAGACCACCGCCAAGCTCAGCGAGGACGGCACGCACTACGTCCTCAACGGCGCCAAGACCTTCATCACCGGCGGCGTCCACGCCGACAAGGTGATCGTCTGCGCCCGTACCGCCGCGCCGACCGCCGAGGACCGCCGCCACGGCATCTCCCTGTTCGCCGTGGACACCAAGTCCGAGGGCTACTCCGTCGGCCGCAAGCTGGACAAGCTGGGCCTGCGCACCTCCGACACCGCCGAGCTGGCCTTCGTCGACGTCAAGGTCCCGGTCGAGGACCTGCTCGGCGAGGAGAACAAGGGCTTCTACTACCTCGGCCACAACCTCGCCTCCGAGCGCTGGGGCATCGCCTTCGGCGCCTACGCGCAGGCCAAGGCCGCCGTCCGGTTCGCCAAGCAGTACGTGCAGGAGCGCACCGTCTTCGGCAAGCCGGTCGCCCACTTCCAGAACACCAAGTTCGAGCTGGCCGCCTGCCAGGCCGAGGTCGACGCCGCCGAGGCCGTCGCCGACCGCGCCACGGAGGCCCTGGACGCCGGCGAGCTGACCCCCGCCGAGGCCGCCTCCGCCAAGCTGTTCTGCACCGAGGTCGCCCACCGCGTGATCGACCGCTGCCTGCAGCTGCACGGCGGCTACGGCTACATGAACGAGTACCCGATCGCCCGCCTGTACGCGGACAACCGCGTCAACCGCATCTACGGCGGCACCAGCGAGATCATGAAGACGATCATCGCGAAGGACATGGGGCTGTAGGACGCCGGTAATCACTGGCCGGTACAACTACTACTCATGAGCCAGGCACTCCAGGATCTCCTCGATCTGCTCGACCTCGAGCAGATCGAGGAGAACATCTTCCGCGGCCAGTCCCGCTCCGCCGTCGTACCCCGCGTCTTCGGCGGGCAGGTCGCGGCGCAGGCGCTGGTCGCCGCCGGGCGCACGGTGCCCGCCGACCGCCCCGCCCACTCCCTCCACGCGTACTTCCTGCGCCCGGGCGACCCCGGCGCGCCGATCGTCTACACGGTGGACCGCATCCGCGACGGCCGGTCCTTCACCACCCGCCGCGTGGTCGCCGTCCAGCACGGCAAGCCGATCTTCCATCTCTCGGCGTCCTTCCAGACGTACGAGGAGGGCCTGGAGCACCAGGCGCCCATGCCCGCCTCGCCCGACCCGGCGACCCTGCCCACCTCGCAGGAGCGGCTGCGCGGCTACGGCCACCTCGCCCCCGAGGTCGTCGAGAAGTTCCTCGAAGCCCGCGAGGCGATCGACCTCAGGTACGTGGACGAGCCGCCGTACGGGCAGTTCGGCGCCCCGCGCGAGCCGCACTCGCAGGTGTGGTTCCGCACCAACGGCAAGCTGGACGACGACCCGTTGTTGCATGTCGTCCTCGCCACCTACGTGTCCGACATGACCCTCCTCGACTCCGTGCTGCTCGCGCACGGCCGCGGCGGCTGGGCGGTCGGGGACGTCGTGGGCGCCTCGCTGGACCACGCGATGTGGTTCCACCGTCCCTTCCGCGCCGACGAGTGGCTGCTGTACGACCAGGAGTCGCCGTCCGCGCACGGCGGCCGCGGCCTCGGCCAGGCGCGGATCTACACCCAGGACGGGCGTCTCGCCATCACCGTCATCCAGGAGGGTGTCGTCCGCGTGCCGCGCGACTGACGCGCGCGGCGGTGCCGCGCGTCGGATCCGTCAGGAAAGCCCCGCCTCCGCCAGCAGATACGCCGTCATGGGGTCGTAGTGGCGCGGGCTGACCACATGGTCGTCGAGCGGTACGACGACCTGGAGGGTGCCCTCGGCCTCGGCGAGGAACAGCGCCGGGTCGTTGCAGTCGGCGTACCCGACGGAGTCCAGCCCGTGCTGCCCGGCGTACCCCGCCCACCCGTGGTCGGCGACGACCAGGTCCGGCAGCGGGCGGCCCGCGCGCTCAAGTCCGTTGAGAATGGCCCGCATCGGTTCGCCGGAGTGGGTGTGCCACAGCGTCGCCCCGTGCTCCAGCACCGCGACGTCCGCGAACTGCATGACGTACCCCTCGTCCGTCTGCAGCCCGTCCGGAATGACCACGATCTCGCAGCCGGCGGCGCGCAGCGCGGCGGCCGTGGCCCGGTGCACGTCCAGCAGGCCGCCCGGGTGGCCGGTCGCGAACAGCACCCGCTGCCGGTCCTCGGCCGCCTTGCGCAGCCGCGCCGCCATCCGCTCCAGCGCGTCCACGGTCAGCTCGGGGTCGATGGTGTCCTGTCCGTACCGGTACTCGGGATCGTCGTTGACGCCGACCCGCTCGGCCATCACCGCGAGCACGTCCTGCTCGTCCGTCCAGCGGTCGCCCAGTTCCAGGCCGAGCCAGAAGTTACGGACACCGTTGGCGAGCTGACGGTAGTGGGAGAGGTTGTTCTCGCGGGGTGTGGCGACGTCCCCCGCGATACGGGTCCTCACCAGGTGGTCGACGAGCTGGGCGCGGCTGGGTGTCCCGGGTATCGGCATGCCTCCATTGTGAGGCAGGGCGGCACGGCCGTCCTCGGCATATCGCCCGCTGGGACGTGGCTCACGCGCCCCGGTCAGCTGTGCCGCAGCGCGAACCACAGCTCCATCCGCACGTCCGGGTCGTCCAGGTCGGTGTCCAACAGGGCGGCGCAGCGGGCGATCCGCTGCCGCACGGTGTTGCGGTGCACCTCAAGCGCCACCGCCGTACGGTCCCAACTGCCGTGCAATGCCAGCCAGTTGCGCAAGGTCTCGGTGAGCTCGGGCCGGCCGGCCAGCGGGGCGAGCAGGGCACGGGCGTGCGCCTCGGCGTCGGCGCGCGGCACCAGATCCTCCAGGCCCGGGCGGGCACCGTGCCGCACCAGCGGGGTCCGGGTGGCACGGGCCCGCGCCAGCGCCCGCCCCGCCTGGGCGTCGGCCGCCGCCCACTCCCGCGCCTCCACGGCGGCGCTCACCCCGAGCGTCCACCCGGCCTGCGGCTCCGGCACCCGCCCGCCCGGCACCAGCACCCGTACGACATCACGCCCGAGATCGACCAGCGGCGACCCCAGCGCGGCCCCGAGCGCGGAGGCGGCGACCGCGTCGGGCGGCTGGGTCTCCTGCCGGGCGTGCACGACCAGCCATGTTCCCGCGCCGAGCAGCTGGGCCACCTCCTCGGGCGGCGAGCCCAGCAACAGCCGCACCAGAGCGGAGGAACGGGCGGCACCGGCGCCGCTGTGGTGCTCGCCGGTCAGCAGGGCCAGCAGTACGGCGGCGACGGAGGCGATGGTGTGATCGCCGGGTTCGCGCCGGGCAGTGGCCACACCGAGCACGAAGCCTTCGCCCGCGCCGAGGGCGTAGACGGCCAGGTGGGTGTCGCCGACGGTGTCGGTGGCGGAGGTGGCCCTGGGCGCCGTACCCCCCGTGGGCCGCACCACGCCCGAGAGCTCCGCGAGTGGCCCCCGCACCCCCTCCGCCGGTGTCCGGCCCGCCGTGGCGACGGCCGTGCCGTCGGGGCCGTAGAGCACCGCGTGGCCGGAGAGGTGCTGGGCCAGGCGGCGCAGCACCGAGGGCACCGGATCCGGGCGGGAGGCGGCCGCGGCCAGGCTCTGCTGGGCCTCCGTGACGCGGCGGAGTTCGGCCAGGCGGGCCTGGGCCATCAGCTGCCACACCGCGCGGGCGACCCCCGAGAAGGTGGTCTGCGGCGGGACCTCCAGCAAGGGCAGGCCGTAGGTGTCGCAGGCGGCGACCAGGGCCCGCGGGACCGTGTCGTGCACCGGGGCCAGACCGAAGCCGAGGGCCGCGCCGCCCGCCTCGACGATCCGGGAGACGTAGTCGTCGAAGTAGGTGCCCGAACCCGCCGCCTCCGGGACGTGCACCCCGGCCGTGAGCAGCAGCTCGCCGCCCAGCAGATACGGGTACGGGTCGGCCATCTCCGAGGTGTGCGCCCAGTGGATCACGATCGAGGGGTCGGAGGGGCCCGCGATCTGGCGCAGGGCCAGGTCCTCGCGGGCCAGCAGGGCCGAGAGCGGTACCGGTGGGGTCGGTGGGACCGCTGGGGCGCTCGTCTCCGGCATGGTGTGCGTTCCCTCCATCCAACCCCGTCT includes:
- a CDS encoding acyl-CoA dehydrogenase family protein, whose protein sequence is MRRTVFNEDHEAFRETLRAFIEAEVVPVYDEWFAAGQAPRDFYYKLGELGIFGISVPEEFGGAGLDTHKFEAVIYEETARAGVSFGGSGVHVLLALPYIKMLATDEQKKRYLPKFVTGEEMWAIAMTEPGTGSDLAGMKTTAKLSEDGTHYVLNGAKTFITGGVHADKVIVCARTAAPTAEDRRHGISLFAVDTKSEGYSVGRKLDKLGLRTSDTAELAFVDVKVPVEDLLGEENKGFYYLGHNLASERWGIAFGAYAQAKAAVRFAKQYVQERTVFGKPVAHFQNTKFELAACQAEVDAAEAVADRATEALDAGELTPAEAASAKLFCTEVAHRVIDRCLQLHGGYGYMNEYPIARLYADNRVNRIYGGTSEIMKTIIAKDMGL
- the tesB gene encoding acyl-CoA thioesterase II, with the translated sequence MSQALQDLLDLLDLEQIEENIFRGQSRSAVVPRVFGGQVAAQALVAAGRTVPADRPAHSLHAYFLRPGDPGAPIVYTVDRIRDGRSFTTRRVVAVQHGKPIFHLSASFQTYEEGLEHQAPMPASPDPATLPTSQERLRGYGHLAPEVVEKFLEAREAIDLRYVDEPPYGQFGAPREPHSQVWFRTNGKLDDDPLLHVVLATYVSDMTLLDSVLLAHGRGGWAVGDVVGASLDHAMWFHRPFRADEWLLYDQESPSAHGGRGLGQARIYTQDGRLAITVIQEGVVRVPRD
- a CDS encoding phosphatase, translating into MPIPGTPSRAQLVDHLVRTRIAGDVATPRENNLSHYRQLANGVRNFWLGLELGDRWTDEQDVLAVMAERVGVNDDPEYRYGQDTIDPELTVDALERMAARLRKAAEDRQRVLFATGHPGGLLDVHRATAAALRAAGCEIVVIPDGLQTDEGYVMQFADVAVLEHGATLWHTHSGEPMRAILNGLERAGRPLPDLVVADHGWAGYAGQHGLDSVGYADCNDPALFLAEAEGTLQVVVPLDDHVVSPRHYDPMTAYLLAEAGLS
- a CDS encoding PucR family transcriptional regulator, encoding MPETSAPAVPPTPPVPLSALLAREDLALRQIAGPSDPSIVIHWAHTSEMADPYPYLLGGELLLTAGVHVPEAAGSGTYFDDYVSRIVEAGGAALGFGLAPVHDTVPRALVAACDTYGLPLLEVPPQTTFSGVARAVWQLMAQARLAELRRVTEAQQSLAAAASRPDPVPSVLRRLAQHLSGHAVLYGPDGTAVATAGRTPAEGVRGPLAELSGVVRPTGGTAPRATSATDTVGDTHLAVYALGAGEGFVLGVATARREPGDHTIASVAAVLLALLTGEHHSGAGAARSSALVRLLLGSPPEEVAQLLGAGTWLVVHARQETQPPDAVAASALGAALGSPLVDLGRDVVRVLVPGGRVPEPQAGWTLGVSAAVEAREWAAADAQAGRALARARATRTPLVRHGARPGLEDLVPRADAEAHARALLAPLAGRPELTETLRNWLALHGSWDRTAVALEVHRNTVRQRIARCAALLDTDLDDPDVRMELWFALRHS